A single Rubrivivax gelatinosus IL144 DNA region contains:
- a CDS encoding DMT family transporter, protein MSHRAALVSGTLFALAAGLMWGLIFVAPLLLAAYPPAMLSVGRYLAFGLIALPLAWLDRVRIRELTRADWADALRLALVGNLLYYLLLSSAIQRAGGPLPTMIIGTLPLVIAVASNRRNRHRDGLLSWRQLAPSLLLIGAGLALVNRAELAQLAPDADRGRYALGALLAVGAMACWTWYPIRNADWLRAHPGRSPSTWATAQGLATLPLALAGALMLAGASAAGWIELGGPLGPTPWRFVGLMLVVALLCSWLGTLCWNEASQRLPTTLAGQLIVFESLAGLAYAFMLRGQWPPADTLAGIVLLIAGVAWALRARPQPVAAVA, encoded by the coding sequence ATGTCCCACCGTGCCGCGCTCGTCTCCGGAACCCTGTTCGCCCTCGCCGCCGGGCTGATGTGGGGGCTGATCTTCGTCGCCCCGCTGCTGCTCGCCGCCTATCCGCCGGCGATGCTGTCGGTCGGGCGCTACCTCGCCTTCGGCCTGATCGCGCTGCCGCTGGCCTGGCTGGACCGGGTGCGCATCCGCGAGCTGACACGCGCCGACTGGGCCGACGCGCTGCGCCTGGCGCTGGTCGGCAACCTGCTCTATTACCTGCTGCTGTCCTCGGCGATCCAGCGCGCCGGCGGGCCGCTGCCGACGATGATCATCGGCACGCTGCCGCTGGTCATCGCGGTGGCCTCCAACCGCCGCAACCGGCACCGCGACGGGCTGCTGTCGTGGCGCCAGCTCGCGCCGTCGCTGCTGCTGATCGGCGCCGGGCTGGCGCTGGTCAACCGCGCCGAGTTGGCGCAGCTCGCGCCCGACGCCGACCGCGGCCGTTATGCCCTGGGCGCGCTGCTGGCCGTCGGCGCGATGGCCTGCTGGACCTGGTACCCGATCCGCAACGCCGACTGGCTGCGCGCCCACCCCGGGCGCTCGCCGTCGACCTGGGCCACCGCACAGGGCCTGGCGACGCTGCCGCTGGCGCTGGCCGGGGCGCTGATGCTGGCCGGAGCGTCGGCCGCGGGCTGGATCGAGTTGGGCGGACCGCTGGGGCCCACGCCCTGGCGTTTCGTCGGCCTGATGCTGGTCGTCGCGCTGCTGTGCTCCTGGCTGGGCACGCTGTGCTGGAACGAGGCCAGCCAGCGCCTGCCGACGACGCTGGCCGGGCAGCTGATCGTCTTCGAGTCGCTGGCCGGCCTGGCCTACGCCTTCATGCTGCGCGGCCAGTGGCCGCCGGCCGACACGCTGGCCGGCATCGTGCTGCTGATCGCCGGCGTCGCCTGGGCGCTGCGGGCCAGGCCGCAGCCGGTGGCCGCGGTCGCCTGA
- the glcF gene encoding glycolate oxidase subunit GlcF: MQTHLSPEFRGTPEGEEAGAILRQCVHCGFCTATCPTYQLLGDELDGPRGRIYLIKQLLEGAPVTRSTQLHLDRCLTCRNCESTCPSGVQYGRLVDIGRHLVEQRVERPRGERTARWLLKQGLTSPAFGPAVAAGRALRPLLPARLKDKVTAAPGARAKLWPQREHKRKVLMLLGCVQPSLAPNINSATARVLDAAGIQTLVADEARCCGAIRGHLGDTEGSLADMRRNIDAWWPLIEGLTSQGRVEALVLNASACGTTVKEYGLALAQDPAYAEKARRVAELARDVGELLPDIVAALKPRLKIAPGTRVAYHPPCSLQHGQKLRGGVEDGLRELGFDVRLAAGESHLCCGSAGTYSVLQPQLSQALRRRKLAHLEPLEAGVIVSANFGCIQHLQGGTKTPVRHWIELLDELIA, from the coding sequence ATGCAGACCCATCTGTCGCCGGAGTTCCGCGGCACGCCCGAAGGCGAGGAGGCCGGGGCCATCCTGCGCCAGTGCGTGCACTGCGGTTTCTGCACCGCCACCTGCCCGACCTACCAGCTGCTCGGCGACGAGCTCGACGGCCCGCGCGGCCGCATCTACCTGATCAAGCAGCTGCTCGAAGGCGCGCCGGTCACGCGCAGCACCCAGCTGCACCTGGACCGCTGCCTGACCTGCCGCAACTGCGAGAGCACCTGCCCCAGCGGCGTGCAGTACGGCCGCCTGGTCGACATCGGCCGCCACCTCGTCGAGCAGCGTGTCGAGCGCCCGCGCGGCGAACGCACGGCGCGCTGGCTGCTGAAGCAAGGGCTGACGTCCCCGGCCTTCGGCCCGGCGGTCGCCGCCGGGCGTGCGCTGCGGCCGCTGCTGCCGGCACGCCTGAAGGACAAGGTCACCGCCGCGCCGGGTGCGCGCGCCAAGCTCTGGCCGCAGCGCGAGCACAAGCGCAAGGTGCTGATGCTGCTGGGCTGCGTGCAGCCCTCGCTGGCGCCGAACATCAACTCGGCGACGGCGCGCGTGCTCGACGCCGCCGGCATCCAGACCCTGGTCGCCGACGAAGCCCGCTGCTGCGGCGCGATCCGCGGCCACCTCGGCGACACCGAGGGCTCGCTGGCGGACATGCGCCGCAACATCGACGCCTGGTGGCCGCTGATCGAGGGGCTGACCTCGCAGGGGCGTGTCGAGGCCCTGGTGCTCAACGCCTCGGCCTGCGGCACGACGGTCAAGGAGTACGGCCTGGCGCTGGCCCAGGACCCGGCCTACGCCGAGAAGGCGCGCCGCGTCGCAGAACTCGCGCGCGACGTCGGCGAGCTGCTGCCGGACATCGTCGCGGCGCTCAAACCGCGGCTGAAGATCGCGCCCGGCACACGCGTCGCCTACCACCCGCCGTGTTCGCTGCAGCACGGCCAGAAGCTGCGTGGCGGCGTCGAGGACGGGCTGCGCGAGCTGGGCTTCGACGTGCGCCTGGCGGCCGGCGAGAGCCACCTGTGCTGCGGCTCGGCCGGCACCTACAGCGTGCTGCAGCCCCAGCTGTCGCAGGCGCTGCGCCGGCGCAAGCTGGCGCATCTGGAGCCGCTGGAAGCCGGCGTCATCGTCTCGGCCAACTTCGGCTGCATCCAGCACCTGCAGGGCGGCACGAAGACGCCGGTGCGGCACTGGATCGAGCTGCTCGACGAGCTGATCGCCTGA
- a CDS encoding class I SAM-dependent methyltransferase translates to MLDYYKRRAAYYERVYHRPERQADLRAMEASLAAPFAGRRVLEIACGTGWWTPHAARDAQRWLATDANPETMDVARAKALPAAVEFRQVDAYTLDGLGDETFDAAFSGCWWSHVPLQALPGWLATLHARLEPGARVVMLDNSFVQTSSTPLTRRDEAGNTYQDRVLDDGSVHEVLKNFPTPDEAFAVLGPRARDPRWTAYEHYWVLDYRLA, encoded by the coding sequence ATGCTCGACTACTACAAGCGCCGCGCCGCCTACTACGAACGTGTCTATCACCGGCCCGAGCGCCAGGCCGACCTGCGCGCGATGGAAGCCTCGCTGGCGGCGCCGTTCGCCGGCCGGCGTGTGCTCGAGATCGCCTGCGGCACCGGCTGGTGGACACCGCACGCCGCGCGCGACGCCCAGCGCTGGCTGGCCACCGACGCCAACCCCGAGACGATGGACGTCGCACGCGCCAAGGCGCTGCCGGCGGCCGTCGAGTTCCGCCAGGTCGACGCCTACACGCTGGACGGCCTGGGCGACGAGACCTTCGACGCCGCCTTCTCCGGCTGCTGGTGGAGCCACGTGCCGCTGCAGGCCCTGCCCGGCTGGCTGGCGACGCTGCATGCGCGGCTGGAACCCGGCGCGCGTGTCGTGATGCTGGACAACAGCTTCGTGCAGACGAGCAGCACGCCGCTGACACGCCGCGACGAGGCCGGCAACACCTACCAGGACCGCGTGCTCGACGACGGCAGCGTGCACGAGGTGCTGAAGAACTTCCCGACGCCCGACGAGGCTTTCGCCGTGCTCGGCCCGCGGGCCCGCGATCCGCGCTGGACCGCGTACGAGCACTACTGGGTGCTCGACTACAGGCTCGCCTGA
- the glcE gene encoding glycolate oxidase subunit GlcE: MTAHEDAALGRLVDRVRAAAADGSKLEIVGGGSKRWHGETPAGEPLEMAELAGISSYEPSELVVTARAGTPLAELEAALAERGQWLAFEPPRFAAGGTVGGMVASGLAGPGRAASGSVRDFVLGATMLSGRAEVLTFGGQVMKNVAGYDVPRLLAGSLGVLGLICEVSLKVLPRPPAVATLRYEFAESQALQRLAAWSAQPLPISASAWWDGTLVLRLAGAAAAVQSAYEKLGGEPIEPTLADGFWTGLRDQQDEFFAGARAAVDRGAALWRLSLPPTTPPLGLAGEQLIEWGGGQRWLCTPLPAAAVRAAAAAVGGHATRWRGAGDGPVFTPPRPPLDRLHRQLKNAFDPARVFNPGRLFPDL, from the coding sequence ATGACGGCACACGAGGACGCGGCCCTGGGCCGCCTGGTCGACCGCGTGCGGGCCGCGGCGGCCGACGGCAGCAAGCTCGAGATCGTCGGCGGCGGCAGCAAACGCTGGCACGGCGAAACCCCCGCCGGCGAGCCGCTGGAGATGGCGGAGCTGGCCGGCATCAGCTCCTACGAGCCGAGCGAACTGGTCGTCACCGCACGCGCCGGCACGCCGCTGGCCGAGCTGGAGGCGGCGCTGGCCGAACGTGGCCAGTGGCTGGCCTTCGAGCCGCCGCGTTTCGCCGCCGGAGGCACCGTCGGCGGCATGGTCGCCTCGGGCCTGGCCGGCCCCGGCCGTGCGGCCTCGGGCAGCGTGCGCGACTTCGTGCTCGGCGCGACGATGCTGAGCGGCCGCGCCGAGGTGCTCACCTTCGGCGGCCAGGTGATGAAGAACGTCGCCGGCTACGACGTGCCGCGGCTGCTCGCCGGCTCGCTGGGCGTGCTGGGCCTGATCTGCGAGGTCTCGCTGAAGGTGCTGCCGCGGCCGCCGGCGGTGGCGACGCTGCGCTACGAGTTCGCGGAAAGCCAGGCGCTGCAGCGCCTGGCGGCCTGGTCGGCGCAGCCGCTGCCGATCTCGGCCAGCGCCTGGTGGGACGGCACGCTGGTGCTGCGCCTGGCCGGCGCCGCCGCCGCGGTGCAGTCGGCCTACGAGAAGCTGGGCGGCGAACCGATCGAGCCGACGCTGGCCGACGGCTTCTGGACCGGGCTGCGCGACCAGCAGGACGAGTTCTTCGCCGGCGCCCGCGCGGCCGTCGACCGTGGCGCCGCGCTGTGGCGGCTGTCGCTGCCGCCAACCACACCGCCGCTGGGCCTGGCCGGCGAGCAGCTGATCGAATGGGGCGGCGGCCAGCGCTGGCTGTGCACGCCGCTGCCGGCCGCCGCGGTGCGCGCCGCCGCAGCGGCCGTCGGCGGCCACGCGACACGCTGGCGCGGCGCCGGCGATGGCCCGGTGTTCACGCCACCCAGGCCGCCGCTGGACCGGCTGCACCGCCAGCTGAAGAACGCTTTCGACCCGGCGCGGGTCTTCAACCCCGGCCGCCTGTTTCCGGACCTCTGA
- a CDS encoding FAD-linked oxidase C-terminal domain-containing protein has protein sequence MNAPLPADAATSAAEAPPDAATRARRQAEVVAALGKVLPAHALLWQREDTTPYECDGLTAYRQLPLAVALPETEAQVSGVLRTCHALGVPVVARGAGTGLSGGAMPHALGVTLSLAKFNRILAVDPLARTATVQCGVRNLAISEAAAPHGLYYAPDPSSQIACTIGGNVAENSGGVHCLKYGLTIHNVLRVRGFTAEGEAVEFGGLALDAPGLDLLAAVIGSEGMLAVATEVTVRLVPKPQLARCIMASFDDVRRAGDAVAAIIAAGIIPAGLEMMDKPMTAAVEDFVHAGYDLTAEAILLCESDGTPEEVAEEVARMLDVLTGCGATRLEVSRDEAQRLRFWSGRKNAFPASGRISPDYLCMDSTIPRKRLADILLAIQQMEQTYGLRCANVFHAGDGNLHPLILYDANDPDQLRRCEAFGADILETSVRLGGTITGEHGVGVEKLASMCVQFSPEERAQMAALKTAFDPAGLLNPGKVIPTLVRCVEGGKQHVRRGLLAFAELERF, from the coding sequence ATGAACGCTCCCCTGCCCGCCGACGCCGCGACTTCCGCCGCCGAGGCCCCGCCCGACGCCGCCACGCGCGCCCGACGCCAGGCCGAGGTCGTCGCCGCGCTCGGCAAGGTGCTGCCGGCGCACGCGCTGCTCTGGCAGCGCGAGGACACCACGCCTTACGAGTGCGACGGGCTCACCGCCTACCGCCAGTTGCCGCTGGCCGTCGCGCTGCCGGAAACCGAGGCCCAGGTCTCGGGCGTGCTGCGCACCTGCCACGCGCTGGGCGTGCCGGTGGTCGCACGCGGCGCCGGCACGGGGCTGTCGGGCGGCGCGATGCCGCACGCGCTGGGCGTGACGCTGTCGCTGGCCAAGTTCAACCGCATCCTCGCCGTCGACCCGCTGGCGCGCACGGCCACCGTGCAGTGCGGCGTGCGCAACCTGGCCATCAGCGAAGCGGCGGCGCCGCACGGCCTGTACTACGCGCCCGACCCGTCGAGCCAGATCGCCTGCACGATCGGCGGCAACGTCGCCGAGAACTCCGGCGGCGTGCACTGCCTGAAGTACGGGCTGACGATCCACAACGTGCTGCGCGTGCGCGGCTTCACCGCCGAGGGCGAGGCCGTCGAGTTCGGCGGCCTGGCGCTGGACGCGCCGGGGCTGGACCTGCTGGCCGCGGTGATCGGCAGCGAAGGCATGCTGGCCGTCGCCACCGAGGTCACCGTGCGCCTGGTGCCCAAGCCGCAGCTCGCGCGCTGCATCATGGCCAGCTTCGACGACGTGCGCCGCGCCGGCGACGCGGTGGCGGCGATCATCGCCGCCGGCATCATCCCCGCCGGGCTGGAGATGATGGACAAGCCGATGACCGCCGCGGTCGAGGACTTCGTGCACGCCGGCTACGACCTGACGGCCGAGGCCATCCTGCTGTGCGAGAGCGACGGCACGCCCGAGGAGGTGGCCGAGGAGGTCGCGCGCATGCTGGACGTGCTGACCGGCTGCGGCGCGACGCGGCTGGAGGTCAGCCGCGACGAAGCCCAGCGGCTGCGTTTCTGGAGCGGGCGCAAGAACGCCTTCCCGGCGTCGGGCCGCATCAGCCCGGACTACCTCTGCATGGACTCGACGATCCCGCGCAAGCGGCTCGCCGACATCCTGCTCGCCATCCAGCAGATGGAGCAGACCTACGGCCTGCGCTGCGCCAACGTCTTCCACGCCGGCGACGGCAACCTGCACCCGCTGATCCTCTACGACGCCAACGACCCCGACCAGCTGCGCCGCTGCGAGGCCTTCGGCGCCGACATCCTGGAGACCAGCGTGCGCCTGGGCGGCACGATCACCGGCGAGCACGGTGTCGGCGTCGAGAAGCTGGCCAGCATGTGCGTGCAGTTCAGCCCCGAGGAGCGCGCCCAGATGGCGGCGCTGAAGACCGCCTTCGACCCGGCCGGGCTGCTGAACCCCGGCAAGGTGATCCCGACGCTGGTGCGCTGCGTCGAAGGCGGCAAGCAGCACGTGCGGCGCGGGCTGCTGGCCTTCGCGGAACTGGAGCGCTTCTGA
- a CDS encoding serine/threonine-protein kinase, with product MNDQPSTPERLAPAAHALPPGVSAWPAGHRLGGFEFRGVVAVRATSIVYRGWDHGLEVAVALKEYLPAALARRGPYGDIGPAEPALAEAFEHGLRAFIDEGRRLARCDHPSIARVLHLLPAHGGACLVMPWYAGRPLAELRREMSGPPDEPALRALLDALLAALNEWHRVNGVHGGLHPAGVLLLDDDRPLLLGPGYAERAIARGGPAMAALEPGFAAPELDADPTRIGAWSDVFALAQLARFAITGMLPPPAGSTPEPLAAVVERLFFDHPSARYGPALLATLDAAVSPDIAARPQSIVEFAAWLANGPPRRAAAAPRAEPSIDVELDLPEPAPPPEPPAAAPARPGPRGRLGRGASAPGPAPDWSRWPEGAGPAPAPAAAPSTASKPAPTAAPVPRPPSASIPERAAASRPSARRDPPLMPFHAEPAPDTAPRPAAAEDDPDAATVDLIQRVIDTIPPAPPRREPPAREAAAPAAAAAPARAVPLEPPPQDSVMRWMLGALALAGALGLGLWWHETRPPEPRPAPVAAEPPAATAPAPVQTAPTERPAAPPAAETAPAVPVETTPATTTPPPREEFLDPPPQRGAAGPASPRAVCGERSGFALYRCFQQQCERAAWARHPQCAEFRATDRVPG from the coding sequence ATGAACGACCAGCCCTCCACGCCCGAACGCCTCGCCCCGGCCGCGCACGCGCTGCCCCCCGGCGTCAGCGCCTGGCCCGCCGGCCACCGGCTCGGCGGTTTCGAGTTCCGCGGCGTCGTCGCGGTGCGCGCCACCTCCATCGTCTACCGCGGCTGGGACCACGGCCTGGAAGTCGCCGTCGCGCTGAAGGAGTACCTGCCGGCGGCGCTGGCGCGGCGCGGGCCCTACGGCGACATCGGCCCGGCCGAGCCAGCGCTGGCCGAGGCCTTCGAACACGGGCTGCGCGCCTTCATCGACGAAGGCCGGCGGCTGGCGCGCTGCGACCACCCGTCGATCGCCCGGGTGCTGCACCTGCTGCCGGCGCACGGCGGCGCCTGCCTGGTGATGCCCTGGTACGCCGGCCGGCCGCTGGCCGAGCTGCGCCGCGAGATGAGCGGCCCGCCCGACGAGCCGGCGCTGCGTGCGCTGCTCGACGCGCTGCTGGCCGCGCTGAACGAATGGCACCGCGTCAACGGCGTGCACGGCGGCCTGCACCCGGCCGGCGTGCTGCTGCTCGACGACGACCGGCCGCTGCTGCTAGGCCCCGGTTATGCCGAACGGGCGATCGCACGCGGCGGGCCGGCGATGGCCGCGCTGGAGCCCGGTTTCGCCGCGCCCGAACTCGACGCCGACCCGACCCGCATCGGCGCCTGGAGCGACGTCTTCGCGCTGGCGCAGCTGGCACGTTTCGCGATCACCGGCATGCTGCCGCCACCGGCCGGCAGCACGCCCGAGCCGCTGGCCGCGGTCGTCGAACGGCTGTTCTTCGACCACCCGTCGGCACGCTACGGCCCGGCGCTGCTGGCGACGCTGGACGCCGCGGTGTCGCCGGACATCGCCGCGCGGCCGCAGAGCATCGTCGAGTTCGCCGCCTGGCTGGCCAACGGCCCGCCGCGCCGCGCCGCCGCCGCGCCCCGCGCGGAGCCGTCGATCGACGTCGAGCTGGACCTGCCCGAGCCGGCGCCGCCGCCCGAACCACCCGCCGCCGCGCCGGCACGGCCGGGGCCGCGGGGCCGCCTGGGCCGCGGCGCCTCGGCACCCGGGCCGGCGCCGGACTGGTCGCGCTGGCCCGAGGGCGCGGGCCCTGCGCCCGCTCCCGCTGCCGCTCCCTCCACCGCTTCCAAGCCGGCGCCGACGGCGGCCCCGGTGCCACGCCCGCCGTCGGCCTCGATCCCCGAGCGGGCCGCCGCGTCGCGGCCGTCGGCCCGGCGCGACCCGCCGCTGATGCCCTTCCACGCCGAACCGGCGCCCGACACGGCGCCACGCCCGGCCGCCGCCGAGGACGACCCCGATGCCGCGACCGTGGACCTGATCCAGCGCGTCATCGACACCATCCCGCCGGCGCCGCCGCGGCGCGAGCCCCCGGCGCGCGAAGCAGCCGCGCCGGCCGCCGCCGCAGCGCCTGCCCGCGCCGTGCCGCTGGAGCCGCCGCCGCAGGACAGCGTGATGCGCTGGATGCTGGGCGCGCTGGCCCTGGCCGGGGCGCTGGGCCTGGGCCTGTGGTGGCACGAGACGCGGCCGCCCGAGCCGCGCCCGGCGCCGGTAGCCGCCGAGCCGCCTGCGGCCACCGCACCGGCGCCCGTGCAGACCGCGCCGACCGAACGCCCGGCCGCGCCGCCGGCCGCCGAGACGGCCCCCGCCGTGCCGGTGGAGACCACGCCGGCGACGACGACGCCGCCACCGCGCGAAGAGTTCCTCGACCCTCCGCCGCAGCGCGGCGCCGCCGGCCCGGCGTCGCCGCGCGCCGTCTGCGGCGAGCGCAGCGGCTTCGCGCTGTACCGCTGCTTCCAGCAGCAGTGCGAACGCGCCGCCTGGGCGCGCCACCCGCAGTGCGCCGAGTTCCGGGCCACCGATCGCGTGCCCGGATGA
- a CDS encoding FIST signal transduction protein translates to MPSFVTGHATHPDWRMALALAAAQLDAQRAAIEAGPGGPPTLGFAYLTDAYAPQAEALLAELRQRWPGVAWVGCVGVGVAASGVEYFDEPALVLMLCDLPAGCFEVFSGVRPLHRIAAFSALVHADPATPDLAELITELSDRVDSGYLFGGLAASRSATVHLADGVWQGGLSGVAFSEDVALLSRVTQGCQPVGPVRTITRAERNIVAELDGAPALPCLLGDLGLDAALDPRSALPRLRATLAGLTDGDQVAVGRGGQFGPDVRVRHLVGLDPGRQAVAVADMVEPGMRLAFCTRDVDAARRDLVRICSEIREELSPEAADITLPALTGRRIEGAIYVSCAGRGGPHFGGPSAELQLVRHALGDVPLVGFFAGGEIAHQHVYGYTGVLTVFTGRA, encoded by the coding sequence ATGCCGAGTTTCGTCACCGGACACGCCACCCATCCCGACTGGCGCATGGCGCTGGCGCTCGCAGCGGCGCAGCTCGACGCCCAGCGTGCGGCGATCGAAGCCGGCCCCGGCGGCCCGCCGACGCTGGGGTTCGCCTACCTGACCGACGCCTACGCGCCGCAGGCCGAGGCGCTGCTCGCCGAGCTGCGCCAGCGCTGGCCCGGCGTCGCCTGGGTCGGCTGCGTCGGCGTCGGCGTCGCCGCCAGCGGCGTCGAGTACTTCGACGAGCCGGCGCTGGTGCTGATGCTCTGCGACCTGCCGGCAGGCTGCTTCGAGGTCTTCTCCGGCGTGCGCCCGCTGCACCGCATCGCCGCCTTCAGCGCGCTGGTGCACGCCGACCCGGCGACACCCGACCTGGCCGAGCTGATCACCGAGCTCAGCGACCGCGTCGACAGCGGCTACCTGTTCGGCGGCCTGGCCGCCTCGCGTTCGGCCACCGTGCACCTGGCCGACGGCGTCTGGCAGGGCGGGCTCTCGGGCGTGGCCTTCAGCGAGGACGTCGCGCTGCTGTCGCGCGTCACCCAGGGCTGCCAGCCGGTGGGCCCGGTGCGCACGATCACGCGTGCCGAACGCAACATCGTCGCCGAACTCGACGGCGCGCCGGCCCTGCCCTGCCTGCTCGGCGACCTGGGGCTGGACGCCGCGCTGGACCCGCGCAGCGCCTTGCCGCGGCTGCGCGCCACGCTGGCCGGTCTGACCGACGGCGACCAGGTCGCGGTCGGCCGCGGCGGTCAGTTCGGCCCCGACGTGCGCGTGCGCCACCTCGTCGGCCTGGACCCGGGCCGCCAGGCGGTGGCCGTCGCCGACATGGTCGAGCCCGGCATGCGGCTGGCGTTCTGCACCCGCGACGTCGACGCCGCGCGGCGCGACCTGGTGCGCATCTGCAGCGAGATCCGCGAGGAGCTGAGCCCCGAGGCCGCAGACATCACGCTGCCGGCGCTGACCGGGCGGCGCATCGAAGGCGCGATCTACGTCAGCTGCGCCGGCCGCGGCGGGCCGCATTTCGGCGGCCCCTCGGCCGAGCTGCAGCTCGTGCGCCACGCGCTGGGCGACGTGCCGCTGGTCGGCTTCTTCGCCGGCGGCGAGATCGCACACCAGCACGTCTACGGCTACACCGGGGTGCTGACGGTCTTCACCGGCCGGGCCTGA
- a CDS encoding PhaM family polyhydroxyalkanoate granule multifunctional regulatory protein, with translation MTAATDFAKMLPGYDFLQGLLQNAGAGMPNIGQWIAPTLNPDELEKRISELRTVQFWLEQNARLLGTTIQALEVQRMTLSTLRSMNVPMPDLREALKLRPQAAAAPEPAPAPAADEAPAAPPAIDPMQWWGALTQQFGEIASAAMQDVRKAATPAPAPAPAPAQTKAGKKPAARTAAKRAAPRRSRST, from the coding sequence ATGACGGCTGCCACCGACTTCGCGAAGATGCTGCCGGGCTACGACTTCCTGCAGGGCCTGCTGCAGAACGCCGGCGCCGGGATGCCGAACATCGGCCAGTGGATCGCGCCGACGCTGAACCCCGACGAGCTGGAGAAACGCATCTCCGAGCTGCGCACGGTGCAGTTCTGGCTCGAACAGAACGCGCGCCTGCTGGGCACGACGATCCAGGCGCTGGAGGTGCAGCGCATGACGCTGTCGACGCTGCGCTCGATGAACGTGCCGATGCCCGACCTGCGCGAGGCGCTGAAGCTGCGCCCGCAGGCCGCCGCCGCACCCGAGCCGGCGCCTGCTCCGGCCGCCGACGAGGCGCCCGCGGCGCCGCCGGCCATCGACCCGATGCAGTGGTGGGGCGCGCTGACGCAGCAGTTCGGCGAAATCGCCAGCGCCGCGATGCAGGACGTGCGCAAGGCCGCGACACCGGCGCCCGCTCCGGCGCCGGCCCCGGCCCAGACGAAGGCGGGCAAGAAACCCGCGGCGCGCACCGCCGCCAAACGCGCCGCGCCGCGGCGCAGCCGATCGACCTGA
- a CDS encoding TraB/GumN family protein — protein MNTLARWKRRAAALLLALGVLPPALAQDCPPPIDPTPAPAADRGPLWTIERDGHRSWLYGTLHVGKPGWTIPGPRIAQALAGADVVALELDPEDPAVQRLLVTEALRPVPPLPPALAERLQRAERAACVESPGLAALHPAMRAIVVTLAEARRAGLDTAWGQEPALATAARAGGRKLVALETVESQAALLMPREAEAIAATVERSLQPLESGGGAEALRRLASAWERADLATLEDYERWCDCVADDADREALHELVDARNPALADGIEAQHAAGGRVFAAVGAMHMVGEQGLPRLLAARGFVVRAVTPAR, from the coding sequence ATGAACACCCTGGCCCGCTGGAAGCGGCGTGCCGCGGCGCTGCTGCTGGCCCTGGGCGTGCTGCCGCCGGCGCTGGCGCAGGACTGCCCGCCGCCGATCGACCCGACCCCGGCGCCGGCCGCCGACCGCGGCCCGCTGTGGACCATCGAACGCGACGGCCACCGCTCCTGGCTCTACGGCACGCTGCACGTCGGCAAGCCCGGCTGGACCATCCCCGGCCCGCGCATCGCGCAGGCGCTGGCCGGCGCCGACGTCGTCGCGCTCGAGCTCGACCCCGAGGACCCGGCGGTGCAGCGCCTGCTCGTCACCGAGGCGCTGCGCCCGGTGCCGCCGCTGCCGCCGGCGCTGGCCGAGCGGCTGCAGCGTGCCGAACGTGCCGCCTGCGTCGAGAGCCCCGGGCTGGCCGCGCTGCACCCGGCGATGCGCGCGATCGTCGTCACGCTGGCCGAGGCGCGCCGCGCCGGGCTGGACACCGCCTGGGGCCAGGAACCGGCGCTGGCCACCGCCGCCCGCGCCGGCGGCCGCAAGCTCGTCGCGCTGGAGACCGTCGAGTCCCAGGCCGCGCTGCTGATGCCGCGCGAGGCCGAGGCCATCGCCGCGACCGTCGAACGTTCGCTGCAGCCGCTGGAGTCCGGCGGCGGCGCCGAAGCGCTGCGCCGCCTGGCCAGCGCCTGGGAACGCGCCGACCTGGCGACGCTGGAGGACTACGAGCGCTGGTGCGACTGCGTCGCCGACGACGCCGACCGCGAGGCGCTGCACGAGCTGGTCGACGCGCGCAACCCGGCGCTGGCCGACGGCATCGAGGCCCAGCACGCCGCCGGCGGCCGGGTGTTCGCCGCCGTCGGCGCGATGCACATGGTCGGCGAGCAGGGCCTGCCCCGGCTGCTGGCCGCCCGCGGCTTCGTCGTGCGCGCGGTGACGCCGGCGCGCTGA